The genomic stretch AGAAAGAATTGGTACACAACGTTGCACTACGCGTTGAGCAAACAGACGATCCAGACAAATTCCGCGTATCAGGCCGTGGTGAACTTCACCTATCTATCCTGATCGAAAACATGCGTCGTGAAGGCTTCGAGCTTGCAGTATCTCGTCCAGAAGTAATCATCAAAGAAGAAGATGGTCAGCTAATGGAACCGTTCGAAACCGTAACTATCGACGTTATGGAAGAGCACCAAGGCGGTATCATGGAGAACATCGGCCTACGTAAAGGTGAGCTAAAAGATATGGCTCCAGACGGCAAAGGCCGTGTACGTATGGACTTCATCATGCCATCTCGTGGTCTGATCGGTTTCCAAACGGAATTCATGACACTAACTTCTGGTTCTGGTCTTCTTTACCATACGTTCGATCATTACGGCCCTCACAAAGGCGGTAACATCGGTCAACGTGTTAACGGTGTACTTATCGCGAACGCAGCTGGTAAAGCACTAACGAACGCACTGTTCAACCTTCAAGAGCGTGGTCGTCTATTCATCGGTCACGGTGTAGAAGTTTACGAAGGCATGGTTATCGGTATTCACAGCCGCGACAATGACCTAACAGTAAACGCACTGAAAGGTAAGCAGCTAACCAACGTTCGTGCATCTGGTACAGATGACGCACAGGTTCTTACTCCGCCAATCGTTATGACTCTAGAACAAGCTCTAGAATTCATCGATGACGACGAACTAGTAGAAGTAACACCTGAAAGCATCCGTATCCGTAAGAAATTCCTAACGGAAAGCGACCGTAAGCGTGCTTCACGTTCAGCAAAATAATTTGCTGTAGCGGATTAGCTTAAATACAAGCCTCGAGTTAAGCTCGGGGCTTGTTGTTTTTAGGGAGATAACATGAAGCCGATTGTGATTACCGGTGGTCCAGGAGCGGGCAAAACAACGTTACTCAACGCGTTAGGCAAACAAGGCTACGCCACGTTTGCTGAAGGCTCACGCTCGTTGATAGAGCAGCAAAGTGCATTGGACAATGGCATTTTGCCGTGGACCAATCTGCCTGAGTTTGCCAAATTGTGTCTGAACCTAATGAGTGAGCAAAAGCGTGAGGCGTTGAATACTAACGTGGCTTTTGTAGATCGCGCGATTCCAGATATTGTTGCTTATCTACAAGTCGGTGGTTGTCACGTTGACCAAGCTTTCTTAACTGAAAGTGCTGGGTACCATAGTCAGGTGCTTACTTGTCGACCTGAAGCGTCCATTTACGTACAAGATGAAGTGCGTCCGCACAGCTTTGAAGAAGCGCTGAAAATCCATCAAACCCTAATCAATACTTATGTTGAGCTCGGATATCAAGTGGTGGAAGTGCCATGGGGCAGTGTTGAAGAGCGCGTGGGTTTTGTTCGAAGAGTAATAGGCTTAGTCGGCGAGGTAGCAGACTAAAACCTCCTCGCGAGGAGGAGGCCTGAATGATTTACTTTTGATTAAGCTTTTGCAGGAACTTATCCGATTCAGCGATCGCTTCGTTCATTTGTTTGATGGCAAATTGAATGTCTTTCTCTAAGCTAGAGAACTCGCCTTGCAAAGAACCAATCGCACTCGCGTTGAGGTTATGTTTTAGATACAGCGTATTATCACGCAGTGTGTTCAGCACTGGCGTCATCTTTTTCTCTGCACGCTTCATTGCGCTGAGCATGGTTTTGTAAGAGGCTTTGGTTTCACGCAGTTTTTGTTCGCTTGAGCGGCGCAGTTTCGCACTGGTGTACAAGTCTAACTCGCCTTGCCATTCTTCAAACAGTGCATCAGAGACATCTTCGATTGCAGCAATACGGTCACGCACATCTTGAGCGGCTTTTTCGCTGTCTTCGTATTTGTCATTGATGTTGTTGTAAACGCTTTCTAATTCACCACCGTCAAAATTGGTTAGTGCTGATAAGGCTTCAAGTGCGCTAGTGAATTCTTCTTGTGCTTCTTGTTGTGATTCTTTGGCATCTTCCACTCGGTCAACCATAATATCTCGTTTATGGTAGCCCACTTGCTCCATCGCAGAGTAATACGCAGATTGACACCCTGTTAAAGTGAAAATTGATAGTACAATTGCTAATAAATAAGGCATTCTTATGTCCTCGACGCTAATTATGGGATGAACTATGAACCAGTTATCAGAGAGTTACAAGGCGAGATTGAGCAATCTACTGCCAAGTTGCGTCGCGTTTTTTAAGTATCTTCTTAAGCGTTTGACGCATGATCGCGTTAATGTAAATGCTGGCTACCTTGCCTATATTACCTTGCTATCCATCGTGCCAATGTTAACGGTACTGTTATCAATATTGTCGAAGTTCCCTGTTTTCGCGAACGTTGGCGAAGTGCTGCAAGGCTACATCATCGAAAACTTTGTACCGGCATCTGGTGAGGCGGTGCACACTGCACTGCAAGAGTTTGTGGCGAACACCGGCAAAATGAGTGCCGTCGGTGGTGGCTTCTTGTTTATTGCTGCGCTGATGCTGATCTCCAACATCGATAAAAATCTAAACTACATCTGGCGAGTCAAAGACAAGCGCCGTTTGGTGTTCTCATTTTCGATGTATTGGATGGTATTAACGCTAGGGCCGATTTTAGTCGGCGCGAGTATTGCAGCAACGTCTTATGTCACGTCGTTACAAATCTTAGAAAATGAAACGCTGTCTGGCGCCTTCAATTTGTTCTTACGCTGGTTGCCGCTCTTGCTGTCATTTTTTGCATTTTTAGGTTTGTACATTCTGGTGCCAAACAAAAAAGTGCATTTAGCGCATGGCGCTGTAGGCGCCGCCGTTGCGGCGATACTGTTTGAATTAAGTAAGAAAGGCTTTGCCCTCTATATCACTCAGTTCCCCTCTTACCAGCTGATTTACGGCGCTTTAGCCGCAATTCCTATCTTGTTTGTCTGGGTTTACTTGTGCTGGATGATCGTCTTGCTGGGGGCAGAAGTCACCGCAGCATTGGGTGAGCAAGAGCACTGGAGTGAAGATCTAGACATGATACACTCGTCGGCTGAATCTCAGTTAGCAAATGAAGGAAGCGAGAGTAGTGATAGCGCTAATTCAACGAGTCAGTGAAGCAGCCGTTCGTGTAGACGGTGAAGTGGTTGGGGAAATCAATACAGGTCTTCTTGTCCTACTTGGTGTTGAGAAGGACGACGATGAAGCCAAAGCAAAACGTTTGATGGAACGTGTGACCACCTACCGAGTCTTTGAAGACGACGAAGGAAAAATGAACCTCAACGTCAAACAAGTGAACGGTAAGGTTTTGGTGGTGTCTCAATTTACGTTACCGGCAGATACCAAGAAAGGCACACGTGCAGGCTTTTCTCGTGGTGCGCATCCAGCCGACGCTGAACGTCTGTATGACTACTTTTCTGACTTGTGTGAGCAGGAATTGCCAACCGAGCGTGGTCGCTTCGCGGCCGATATGAAAGTGTCATTAATTAATGACGGCCCAGTGACTTTTTGGCTACAGGTCTAATCTGGCGTGGATACACCCATGGTCTAAGCTATATACCCAAGTGATTTGATTTTACTTGGGTATTTTCTCCCCAAGATTCTTACTGATTTGCACTTTCAAAGGATTGATATGTTCAAACTCATAACTCCAACAACCGAAAATCAGCTTAACAAGTACTATCAATTTCGTTGGCAAATGCTTCGAGAGCCATGGCGCATGCCAGTAGGCTCTGAACGGGATGAATATGATGTGGTGAGCCATCACCGCATGATTGTGGATAGCCGTGGCCGTCCAATGGCGATCGGACGTTTGTACATTACTCCGGATAACGATGGCCAAATCCGCTATATGGCGGTGAAAGGCAATCGTCGCAGCAAAGGCATGGGATCACTGGTGTTGGTCGCGTTGGAATCGCTTGCGCGCCAAGAAGGTGCGAAACGTTTGGTATGTAATGCTCGTGAAGACGCGATTGCGTTTTATGAAAAAAACGGTTTTGAACGTCGTGGTGAGTTGACCGATGAACGCGGTCCGGTTCGTCACCAACAAATGGTGAAGCCGCTTGATCCGATGGCGAATGTGTTACGTCGCCCAGAATGGTGCACGGAATTGCAGCAGCGCTGGGAAGCGCAAATCCCAATTGCGGACAAAATGGGCATCAAAATCAACCAATACACCGGTTATCAGTTCGAATGCAGTGCCCAGCTCAATCCGAATTTGAACCCGCACAATACGATGTTTGCTGGTTCGGCATTTACGTTGGCAACGCTGACGGGATGGGGAATGACGTGGTTACTGCTCAAAGAGCGCGGTTTGCATGGCGATATTGTTCTGGCAGACAGCTCGATTCGTTATCGTCATCCGGTGGAGCAAAATCCGGTGGCGAGTACCTCGCTTGATGGTATCAGTGGTGATTTGGATCGCTTGGCGTCAGGGCGCAAGGCGCGCATTGTCATCCATGTGGTGATTTACAGCGGCGATACGCCTGCGGTTGATTTCGTTGGCACGTACATGCTGTTGCCCAACTATTCGCAACTACTCAGTTGCTAGTTCTTCTTCGGCTACGACCTCGTTCGTAGCCGGCTCTAACTCTTCTGTTATCTCCTCAACCAGCTCTTCTTCCGGTTGCTCTAGATTCGCCTCTGCAATGCCATGAAAGCTCGATTCCTCCGGCTGAGCATCGTTCGTTGGTACGTTCGGTGTTAAGTGGTCTGGCTGTTGTGGTGAGTCGCAGTCATTACGTGATATTTCACCATCGAGCAGATCGCCTATGATTATGCCGCAGTGATCCTTGAGCTGGAATGTCAAACCGCTGAGTGGGTTGTTGGCCATGTCAAACTCGCCGCCAATCTGACCGGATATGACATTGCCGGAGATGGTTACAGGCTTGAGTGATACAGCGCCCCGCTGCGCGTGCACTCGAATAGGGGAAAACGTGATGCTCTTAAGCGACTTATCGGCTTGTGAGCGTAGTGTCGTTTCTCGTAGGTTTGCTTCCACTTGCCCCGTTAAGCTGTACGCCAACATGTTGTTGTCACCAGATAGACCTTGCAGGTCGAGATTGAGGTCAGAAAATCCATCTACCGCGAATACATCGGGCAGGTATGGGTGAAGCAGTTTGAGTGGAATGCCATCTGCACTCAAATTAAGCGCCCAAGGTTGGCTTGCCGTACTTAAATCAAGTTGACCAAAGCCTTCAATGTAACCTTGTTCTAGT from Vibrio parahaemolyticus encodes the following:
- a CDS encoding virulence factor BrkB family protein; amino-acid sequence: MNQLSESYKARLSNLLPSCVAFFKYLLKRLTHDRVNVNAGYLAYITLLSIVPMLTVLLSILSKFPVFANVGEVLQGYIIENFVPASGEAVHTALQEFVANTGKMSAVGGGFLFIAALMLISNIDKNLNYIWRVKDKRRLVFSFSMYWMVLTLGPILVGASIAATSYVTSLQILENETLSGAFNLFLRWLPLLLSFFAFLGLYILVPNKKVHLAHGAVGAAVAAILFELSKKGFALYITQFPSYQLIYGALAAIPILFVWVYLCWMIVLLGAEVTAALGEQEHWSEDLDMIHSSAESQLANEGSESSDSANSTSQ
- a CDS encoding AAA family ATPase, which encodes MKPIVITGGPGAGKTTLLNALGKQGYATFAEGSRSLIEQQSALDNGILPWTNLPEFAKLCLNLMSEQKREALNTNVAFVDRAIPDIVAYLQVGGCHVDQAFLTESAGYHSQVLTCRPEASIYVQDEVRPHSFEEALKIHQTLINTYVELGYQVVEVPWGSVEERVGFVRRVIGLVGEVAD
- a CDS encoding bifunctional GNAT family N-acetyltransferase/hotdog fold thioesterase, which codes for MFKLITPTTENQLNKYYQFRWQMLREPWRMPVGSERDEYDVVSHHRMIVDSRGRPMAIGRLYITPDNDGQIRYMAVKGNRRSKGMGSLVLVALESLARQEGAKRLVCNAREDAIAFYEKNGFERRGELTDERGPVRHQQMVKPLDPMANVLRRPEWCTELQQRWEAQIPIADKMGIKINQYTGYQFECSAQLNPNLNPHNTMFAGSAFTLATLTGWGMTWLLLKERGLHGDIVLADSSIRYRHPVEQNPVASTSLDGISGDLDRLASGRKARIVIHVVIYSGDTPAVDFVGTYMLLPNYSQLLSC
- the dtd gene encoding D-aminoacyl-tRNA deacylase; amino-acid sequence: MIALIQRVSEAAVRVDGEVVGEINTGLLVLLGVEKDDDEAKAKRLMERVTTYRVFEDDEGKMNLNVKQVNGKVLVVSQFTLPADTKKGTRAGFSRGAHPADAERLYDYFSDLCEQELPTERGRFAADMKVSLINDGPVTFWLQV
- a CDS encoding DUF2959 domain-containing protein; translated protein: MPYLLAIVLSIFTLTGCQSAYYSAMEQVGYHKRDIMVDRVEDAKESQQEAQEEFTSALEALSALTNFDGGELESVYNNINDKYEDSEKAAQDVRDRIAAIEDVSDALFEEWQGELDLYTSAKLRRSSEQKLRETKASYKTMLSAMKRAEKKMTPVLNTLRDNTLYLKHNLNASAIGSLQGEFSSLEKDIQFAIKQMNEAIAESDKFLQKLNQK